Proteins encoded by one window of Candidatus Spechtbacterales bacterium:
- the priA gene encoding primosomal protein N', with protein sequence MYIYYVIPLTKLPRLSLQMPAYYSAESFSVGQLVEVPLGSRKVAALVVQVGSAKDQKQFIKKVPFTLRGIKNELTPHPVFNEEFIKLGITLADYYFSSFGLMLQRMLPPFFSKPNKPLLDLLKKLPEPPARNKKNTGKKILLIGSDRSKHYKKYLEKEGTIMIVPQYLQLEHEEKRFEKNKFSVVNSGMSQVSWRNTWRDAYTGDIENLLGTRAVLFTPLKNLRTIIIENENNTSHVSWDLHPKFDTRHTAEIISDLYGVDIIEGDILPSVEKYHKAKNQEWQLIKEPSELSPAKLIDMREEIKKDNKSIFSEEVEHMLKNLNKNEKVLMLITRKGLSSAIICRDCGYIVNCPECEAPTVLHESAGAHILICHHCGKKIPAPNICPSCNGSKIREIGGGTQRALKEAIGVAPHLSIEHMDSDVATNTDKQKEIFARFKKGDTNVLIATQIALKDYMLPKLDYSVALMLDAALYLPEYRSAEKIFESIWRLRHMTQKGLLIQTYHPEMSVFKHGVSKRFEPFYEEELKKRQIFSWPPYSQLIKLSFKDKSPQKAQQEAAVMAQKLKTQIKNLQSKKLSGLAAEKCEVLGPAPAFVPKVAGKYIWYILIKWPKKKNGEVEDLHSRNALLEMAAGSWEVEVDPVNIV encoded by the coding sequence ATGTACATATATTACGTTATACCTTTAACCAAGCTACCCAGACTAAGCCTTCAAATGCCCGCCTACTACAGTGCGGAGTCTTTTTCTGTTGGGCAGCTTGTTGAAGTTCCTTTGGGGAGCAGGAAAGTGGCAGCGCTTGTGGTGCAGGTAGGTTCCGCTAAAGACCAAAAACAATTCATAAAAAAAGTTCCTTTTACCCTTCGGGGTATAAAAAATGAATTAACTCCACATCCTGTTTTTAATGAAGAGTTTATAAAACTTGGAATCACGCTTGCTGATTACTATTTTTCCTCTTTTGGTTTAATGCTACAGCGCATGCTTCCGCCATTCTTTTCAAAGCCCAACAAACCGCTTTTGGATTTATTAAAAAAACTCCCCGAACCTCCTGCTAGAAATAAGAAAAATACCGGAAAGAAAATATTGCTGATAGGTAGTGACAGGTCTAAACACTATAAAAAATATTTAGAAAAAGAAGGAACAATTATGATTGTGCCTCAGTATCTACAATTGGAACATGAAGAAAAAAGGTTTGAAAAAAACAAATTCTCTGTAGTGAACAGCGGTATGTCGCAGGTAAGCTGGCGTAATACGTGGCGAGATGCTTACACGGGCGATATAGAAAATTTACTTGGCACAAGAGCCGTTCTTTTTACACCGCTTAAAAACTTAAGAACAATTATTATTGAAAATGAAAACAATACATCGCACGTATCCTGGGATCTGCATCCTAAGTTTGACACACGACATACCGCTGAAATAATAAGTGACTTATATGGCGTAGATATTATTGAGGGAGATATACTGCCTTCTGTGGAAAAATATCACAAAGCAAAAAATCAGGAATGGCAGTTAATAAAAGAACCATCAGAACTTTCACCGGCTAAACTCATAGATATGCGCGAAGAAATCAAAAAAGATAACAAGTCTATCTTTAGTGAGGAGGTTGAACATATGCTAAAAAATTTAAATAAAAATGAAAAAGTATTAATGCTTATCACAAGAAAAGGACTCTCTTCAGCGATAATTTGCAGAGATTGCGGATATATTGTGAACTGCCCGGAATGTGAAGCGCCAACTGTTTTACATGAATCCGCGGGTGCACATATTCTTATTTGCCACCATTGCGGAAAAAAAATACCAGCGCCAAATATTTGCCCATCCTGCAATGGGAGTAAAATAAGAGAGATAGGAGGCGGAACGCAAAGAGCATTAAAAGAAGCTATAGGGGTTGCTCCGCATCTTTCTATAGAACACATGGACAGCGATGTTGCGACAAATACAGATAAACAAAAGGAGATCTTTGCCAGATTTAAAAAAGGAGATACAAACGTCCTTATAGCAACACAGATAGCACTAAAAGATTACATGCTACCGAAACTCGACTACTCTGTGGCACTAATGCTTGATGCCGCTCTCTATCTTCCTGAGTATCGCTCGGCTGAAAAAATATTTGAATCTATATGGAGACTCCGTCATATGACCCAAAAAGGACTCCTAATACAGACATACCACCCGGAAATGTCCGTTTTCAAACATGGTGTATCTAAAAGATTTGAACCTTTTTATGAAGAAGAGCTAAAAAAACGACAAATATTTTCCTGGCCTCCCTATTCTCAGTTAATAAAGCTGAGTTTTAAAGATAAAAGCCCTCAAAAAGCCCAACAAGAAGCTGCAGTAATGGCGCAAAAGTTAAAAACACAAATTAAAAATCTGCAAAGCAAAAAATTGTCCGGATTAGCAGCAGAAAAATGTGAAGTACTAGGTCCGGCGCCGGCATTTGTTCCCAAAGTTGCCGGTAAATATATTTGGTATATACTCATCAAGTGGCCCAAAAAGAAAAATGGTGAAGTTGAAGACCTGCATTCCCGCAACGCACTCTTAGAAATGGCCGCCGGGAGTTGGGAGGTTGAGGTTGATCCTGTTAATATAGTATAA
- a CDS encoding glycosyltransferase family 2 protein has product MNNDTIHDPDVHIILLNWNNSEETLTCLRSLTKVSYNNFQVVVVDNGSTDNSIEKLESFRSSNPVYPIIILKNEENKGFAGGNNTGFEYSLKEGVEYVLILNNDTTTDAMFLSELVETAEKNKDVGVVGAAVYFTEPRNLLWFGGDTKIEWRKMADSMSCELFRKELPEFMPPLEVSFITGACMLFKREVLEKVKGFDERFFLYFEDADLSFRISKAGYKLMWNPKARIWHKVSATTLTQVGSPKLHYYHTRNVLLLGDKHAPSWMKIYKPLWSIFQLSKQSLKVALGIHRDVSMGIIRGILDYYRKRFGQYEKIHNK; this is encoded by the coding sequence ATGAATAACGACACCATACATGATCCTGATGTGCACATAATACTCCTTAACTGGAATAACAGCGAGGAGACTTTAACATGCCTGAGATCCCTTACTAAGGTTTCTTATAACAATTTTCAGGTTGTTGTTGTAGATAACGGTTCTACTGATAACTCTATAGAAAAACTAGAATCTTTTAGAAGCTCTAATCCTGTGTATCCTATAATAATATTAAAAAATGAGGAGAATAAAGGATTTGCTGGAGGTAATAATACCGGGTTTGAATACTCACTAAAAGAGGGAGTGGAATACGTCTTAATACTTAATAATGACACTACAACAGACGCAATGTTTTTGAGCGAACTTGTAGAGACTGCTGAAAAAAACAAAGATGTTGGAGTTGTCGGCGCCGCTGTTTATTTTACTGAGCCGCGCAACCTTTTGTGGTTTGGAGGAGATACCAAAATTGAGTGGCGCAAGATGGCAGATTCAATGTCATGCGAACTTTTTAGAAAGGAGTTACCTGAGTTTATGCCGCCCTTGGAGGTAAGCTTTATTACAGGAGCATGCATGCTGTTTAAAAGAGAAGTCTTGGAAAAAGTTAAAGGTTTTGATGAGAGATTTTTTTTATATTTTGAAGACGCAGATTTAAGTTTTCGTATTTCAAAGGCGGGGTATAAATTGATGTGGAATCCTAAAGCAAGAATTTGGCACAAGGTTTCCGCGACAACGTTAACGCAGGTGGGTTCTCCTAAGTTGCATTATTACCATACAAGAAATGTTCTCTTGCTGGGGGATAAACACGCTCCGTCCTGGATGAAAATATATAAACCTCTTTGGAGTATTTTTCAATTGAGTAAACAGTCTTTAAAGGTGGCGCTGGGAATTCACAGGGACGTATCCATGGGGATAATAAGAGGGATTTTGGATTATTACAGAAAGAGGTTTGGACAATATGAAAAGATACACAATAAATAA
- a CDS encoding glycosyltransferase family 1 protein — translation MIKVGIDCHKLEDKTGAQRAGIGRHTYRLIEEISHNRELSEKFRFYLYFKGHIPDDIPFLENDIFVKRVAKLPFFIPFFRPSFNIFFHIALPLYIVKDRVNVTFFPSFMLPAFFPPDIVAKSLVVLTNDIYYEYTQGTLPKKYKIGYQLFANWAARYATQITTQTYASREEISGYFNIPKEKIVVVPLGADIAQTNESTVPDAEKQNYIFYLGQAFPRRHLKETIQAFEIISPEFPEIQFIAVGVDKYNPPVIDKLVGEVNQKLGDRKIHRFEFVSDERLGELYKKAKLFCYISSSEAMGLPPLEALASGTAPVVADTPTTREIFGDAAFFVKNPDDPKNIAETLREALQSREKRENIVRKRKQILSKYTWKGHAEEMVKLFEKVALK, via the coding sequence ATGATAAAAGTAGGAATAGATTGTCATAAGTTAGAGGATAAAACCGGCGCCCAGCGCGCGGGTATCGGACGCCATACTTACAGGCTTATAGAAGAGATAAGTCATAACAGGGAACTCTCAGAAAAGTTCCGTTTTTATTTGTATTTTAAAGGCCATATTCCTGATGACATACCTTTTTTAGAAAATGATATTTTTGTAAAAAGGGTGGCAAAATTGCCGTTTTTTATTCCTTTTTTTAGACCTTCTTTTAATATATTTTTTCATATAGCGCTTCCATTGTATATTGTAAAAGACAGAGTGAATGTTACTTTTTTCCCATCGTTTATGCTACCGGCATTTTTCCCGCCCGACATCGTAGCCAAGAGTTTGGTTGTCTTAACAAACGATATTTATTACGAGTACACGCAGGGTACTTTGCCTAAAAAATATAAAATAGGGTATCAATTATTTGCTAACTGGGCCGCGCGTTATGCCACACAAATTACAACTCAGACTTACGCCTCGCGGGAAGAGATAAGCGGATATTTTAATATTCCGAAAGAAAAAATAGTTGTTGTTCCTTTGGGTGCGGATATCGCCCAGACCAATGAAAGCACTGTGCCCGATGCAGAAAAACAAAATTATATATTTTATCTGGGACAGGCGTTCCCACGCAGGCATTTGAAAGAAACAATACAGGCATTTGAAATAATATCTCCTGAGTTTCCCGAGATTCAGTTTATAGCGGTTGGTGTAGATAAGTATAACCCGCCTGTTATTGATAAGTTGGTTGGTGAGGTTAACCAGAAGTTGGGAGACAGAAAGATACACAGGTTTGAGTTTGTAAGCGATGAAAGATTGGGGGAATTATATAAGAAAGCAAAGTTGTTTTGTTACATATCAAGCAGTGAGGCGATGGGCCTGCCTCCACTGGAGGCCTTAGCTTCAGGTACCGCTCCTGTCGTAGCTGATACCCCAACAACAAGGGAGATATTCGGGGATGCAGCATTTTTTGTAAAAAATCCTGACGACCCTAAAAATATCGCCGAAACACTGCGTGAGGCGTTGCAGAGTCGTGAAAAGCGTGAGAATATTGTAAGGAAACGCAAGCAGATATTGTCTAAATATACATGGAAAGGACATGCCGAAGAGATGGTGAAGTTGTTTGAGAAGGTGGCTTTAAAATAA
- a CDS encoding O-antigen ligase family protein — MFKKMSTHDMRTYRELITPLNIIFTTAFTLVVLIAFNIIPREGAFVFFLLYALFVLFYPIERGVDLFLRSIPFFIALPITESFDNFNIWRIILALIFIKWFFVEYTGFLSIRWFQVWMKRKASPRSAAEFTEGMVNGASTEGLNVVIRQTWKHYRLEVAGILFLLLASVSVFVGPDTIAGLMRFVFILNAVMLFIVIRSLVIKNKENAMSFAKNFAYSGILAVAFGYVQFIAAYFVPAWVFHYWWGQMVSVAQYGQQWGDITTNFGNTWFSYSGNTLRLRMFSTFPDSHSFPMYVIMTFPALFMWLSGRFGAGFRSHLRVSLVLFVGFGVINLALILSGTRGIWLASVVALFVVALFKATKIDKKYRRIVLSSLLVFLLMFPLYFGIVSFRQFQDTEFDTSASFARIRSIIDFGETSNQGRIFIWKKSIEYIVHSPVWGVGIGNYPVVLNEPQSASAAGASAHNLYLHIASTIGIIGLLAFLWMMFEIVKESIKYLKTHVQKGGSDPALGLYIAMMLFSLAWVGAYLMTDAALYDGRALLGFMAMIGMGVGLMRKNT, encoded by the coding sequence ATGTTTAAAAAAATGTCAACTCACGATATGCGTACATATAGGGAACTAATAACTCCATTAAATATTATTTTTACAACCGCATTTACGTTGGTTGTTTTGATTGCTTTTAATATTATTCCCCGTGAAGGGGCTTTTGTATTTTTTTTGTTGTATGCCTTGTTTGTTCTTTTTTATCCTATAGAGAGGGGAGTAGATCTCTTTTTGCGCTCTATTCCGTTTTTTATAGCGCTACCGATTACAGAGAGTTTTGATAATTTTAATATCTGGAGAATAATTTTAGCCCTCATTTTTATTAAGTGGTTTTTTGTTGAATATACAGGTTTTTTAAGCATCCGATGGTTTCAGGTTTGGATGAAGCGCAAGGCGAGCCCGAGGAGCGCAGCGGAGTTTACCGAGGGTATGGTAAATGGAGCGAGCACTGAAGGGCTCAACGTAGTGATTCGCCAAACCTGGAAGCATTATCGTTTGGAGGTGGCGGGTATCTTGTTTTTACTACTTGCCTCTGTTTCTGTTTTTGTAGGGCCCGATACAATAGCCGGCTTGATGCGCTTTGTTTTTATATTGAATGCTGTGATGTTATTTATTGTAATTCGTTCTCTTGTAATAAAGAATAAAGAGAACGCCATGAGCTTTGCAAAGAATTTTGCGTATTCAGGGATTTTGGCCGTGGCGTTTGGGTATGTGCAATTTATAGCGGCCTATTTTGTGCCCGCTTGGGTCTTCCATTATTGGTGGGGACAAATGGTATCTGTAGCGCAATACGGACAACAATGGGGGGACATAACCACAAATTTTGGTAATACCTGGTTTAGTTATTCCGGAAACACCTTGCGTTTGAGAATGTTCTCAACTTTTCCCGATTCTCATTCATTTCCTATGTATGTGATAATGACATTTCCGGCTTTGTTTATGTGGCTTTCGGGTCGGTTTGGAGCGGGTTTTCGGAGCCACTTAAGAGTAAGCTTAGTTTTATTTGTTGGTTTTGGGGTTATTAATTTAGCCCTTATTTTATCCGGTACACGGGGTATCTGGCTGGCATCGGTTGTTGCCTTGTTTGTTGTTGCTTTGTTTAAAGCGACAAAAATAGACAAAAAGTACAGAAGGATTGTTTTATCATCTCTACTTGTTTTTTTACTGATGTTTCCTTTGTATTTTGGAATAGTTAGCTTTAGGCAATTTCAGGACACAGAATTTGATACCTCGGCCTCATTTGCGCGAATAAGGAGCATTATTGATTTTGGGGAAACGTCAAACCAGGGGAGGATATTTATATGGAAAAAGAGTATTGAATATATAGTGCATAGTCCTGTTTGGGGTGTTGGCATCGGCAACTATCCGGTTGTTTTAAATGAACCGCAATCAGCATCGGCAGCCGGAGCGAGCGCGCATAATCTTTATTTGCACATAGCAAGCACTATAGGCATAATCGGTCTTTTAGCTTTTTTGTGGATGATGTTTGAGATAGTGAAAGAAAGTATTAAATACCTAAAAACACATGTGCAAAAAGGAGGGTCTGACCCTGCTTTGGGGCTGTATATTGCCATGATGCTGTTTTCTCTTGCCTGGGTTGGCGCGTACTTAATGACAGATGCCGCGCTTTACGACGGCAGGGCACTTCTTGGGTTTATGGCGATGATAGGAATGGGGGTTGGATTGATGCGTAAAAATACTTGA
- a CDS encoding glycosyltransferase family 2 protein, protein MESPEVSVHLIVYNGEKYIKQCLEAVKAQTYENIKFRVFNNASTDKTINIIKEVSPETEIINFEKNYVLGGGFNRSLYFSDSPYVVGLSVDILMAPDFIESAVRTMEDKKDAGVLQAKILHWNYEENKKTDVIDTTGMQIFRSRRIINRGHGEEDKGQYDKQEEIFLYEGAVPFFRRNALEDVKIVKFGRSNAPYADKGDSEKYPYEYLDEDFVWYADEVDLGWRLQLAGWKTFYDPAVIAWHDRQTTKKLAAGYRDFIEQRKLVPAFKRKLDLQNQRLTFIKNDFWVNILLDAPFFLKRELFLFIYVLFWERSSLSAYLGIIRLMPKMLRKRRIIMRNKKVDRKYIAKWFE, encoded by the coding sequence ATGGAGAGTCCTGAAGTTTCCGTACATCTAATTGTCTATAACGGCGAAAAGTATATAAAGCAGTGCCTGGAAGCTGTAAAAGCGCAGACATATGAAAATATAAAATTCCGTGTTTTTAATAATGCCTCTACCGACAAAACCATAAATATAATAAAAGAGGTTTCGCCCGAGACGGAAATAATAAATTTTGAAAAAAACTATGTTTTGGGTGGCGGGTTTAACAGGAGCTTATATTTTAGCGATTCGCCTTACGTTGTCGGATTGTCAGTAGATATTTTAATGGCGCCGGATTTTATAGAAAGTGCCGTGCGAACCATGGAAGATAAAAAGGACGCGGGGGTTTTGCAGGCAAAGATATTGCACTGGAATTATGAGGAAAATAAAAAAACAGATGTTATAGATACAACAGGGATGCAAATTTTTAGAAGCCGAAGAATTATAAACCGCGGGCACGGTGAAGAAGATAAGGGGCAGTATGATAAACAGGAAGAAATATTTTTATACGAAGGTGCTGTACCATTTTTTAGACGCAATGCGCTTGAGGATGTTAAAATAGTTAAATTCGGAAGATCTAATGCTCCTTATGCTGATAAGGGAGATAGCGAAAAATACCCATATGAATATCTGGACGAAGATTTTGTGTGGTACGCGGATGAAGTAGATTTGGGCTGGAGACTTCAGCTTGCGGGCTGGAAAACTTTTTACGATCCCGCTGTCATCGCATGGCATGACAGGCAGACAACTAAAAAACTCGCAGCAGGATATAGAGATTTTATTGAACAGAGAAAATTAGTCCCCGCGTTTAAAAGGAAATTAGATTTACAGAACCAGCGGCTTACCTTTATTAAAAATGATTTCTGGGTTAACATATTACTGGACGCTCCATTCTTTTTGAAAAGGGAGTTGTTTTTATTTATCTATGTGCTATTTTGGGAACGCTCTTCACTGTCTGCTTATCTTGGAATAATAAGATTAATGCCGAAAATGTTGCGTAAGAGGAGGATTATAATGCGTAATAAAAAAGTTGATAGAAAATATATAGCTAAGTGGTTTGAATAA
- a CDS encoding LCP family protein, with protein MFLNNFTPDHSVKNDNRGRKKLILMGVIFVVLLGVSFFVYQASNVLTIAGSAEGVGVYKDFKVDEEKNRLDILILGIRGAGDPNGGLLADTIVLLSIDKEKKKVAMVSLPRDLYVEMPDHPRPEKINFAYALGEQRKPGEGGLTLSKEVIKYVTGVYVDHAVVINHAGFERIIDIMGGVTVYRDTPFYETQQWQGEGRAGSPYWYKEIVKQETEVSEPSPTSQDKVEAGGQKTPQNDEAAMEQGESEEIEDEGAVAEETTEAPPQEYWVFRVPAGTSTLYGKDALYYVRSRYSSSDFDRARRQQQVLESLKEKAFSLGVLGNPVRIFDIMDTVGKNIRTDMGLGDIRETVSLAQEYAQVSIEGGVLDTSEESILRADSVNGSYVLLPKSGDFTEVRNYFRNIFGE; from the coding sequence ATGTTTTTAAATAATTTTACACCCGACCATTCGGTAAAGAACGATAACAGAGGACGAAAAAAGCTTATCTTGATGGGTGTTATTTTTGTTGTGTTGCTTGGAGTTAGCTTTTTTGTTTATCAGGCCTCAAATGTTCTTACCATTGCGGGCAGTGCTGAGGGTGTTGGTGTATATAAAGATTTTAAAGTTGATGAAGAAAAAAACAGGCTGGACATTCTTATTTTAGGTATACGAGGCGCGGGAGATCCTAACGGGGGACTTCTTGCCGATACCATAGTGTTGTTAAGTATTGATAAAGAAAAAAAGAAGGTTGCCATGGTTTCGTTGCCACGCGATTTGTATGTCGAAATGCCGGATCATCCAAGACCTGAGAAAATAAACTTTGCCTATGCTCTTGGCGAGCAAAGAAAGCCGGGAGAAGGGGGGCTCACTCTTTCAAAAGAAGTTATTAAGTATGTTACCGGAGTATATGTTGACCACGCTGTTGTTATAAACCATGCGGGGTTTGAAAGAATAATTGATATAATGGGAGGTGTTACTGTGTACAGAGATACTCCTTTTTATGAAACCCAGCAATGGCAAGGTGAAGGGAGAGCTGGAAGCCCTTATTGGTACAAGGAAATAGTAAAACAGGAAACAGAAGTTAGTGAACCCAGCCCGACATCGCAAGACAAAGTCGAGGCGGGCGGGCAGAAAACTCCGCAAAACGACGAAGCCGCCATGGAGCAGGGAGAGAGCGAGGAAATAGAGGATGAAGGCGCTGTGGCAGAGGAGACAACAGAGGCCCCACCTCAGGAATATTGGGTATTCCGTGTACCTGCCGGAACATCCACACTTTATGGCAAGGATGCTCTTTATTATGTCCGTTCGCGTTATTCAAGTTCGGATTTTGACAGAGCAAGACGCCAGCAACAGGTACTTGAATCTCTTAAAGAAAAGGCATTTTCTCTTGGAGTTCTTGGTAATCCTGTTAGAATCTTTGATATAATGGATACTGTGGGTAAAAATATTAGAACAGATATGGGATTGGGGGATATAAGAGAAACAGTTTCTCTTGCTCAGGAATACGCGCAGGTATCTATTGAGGGCGGGGTGCTGGACACTTCTGAAGAAAGCATTTTGAGAGCCGACTCTGTGAACGGCAGTTATGTTCTTTTACCGAAGAGCGGAGATTTTACGGAGGTAAGAAATTATTTTAGGAATATATTTGGGGAATAG